A genomic window from Punica granatum isolate Tunisia-2019 chromosome 2, ASM765513v2, whole genome shotgun sequence includes:
- the LOC116195616 gene encoding zinc finger protein ZOP1: MTEYWVSQGNKWCDFCKIFISNNPASIRNHELGQRHKDNVAKKLDDMRKDKAAKEKQQQEAARAIQQIEAKAKRSYQKDVATFQETRDTNVQALEVGVDGEERWKFDSTSGYYYNQGTGLYYDPKSGFYYSEAIGKWVTQEEAYASIPASADSKIKAPIVGKPASVSKESKATEKDDNSKLQKGPPPGPVVSSSLNPMRSSKGAAPSSLAVKRKRQDGKPKAISKEEAAALKAREAAKKRVEEREKPYLGLYGSR; this comes from the exons ATGACTGAG TATTGGGTGAGTCAAGGCAATAAATGGTGCGACTTCTGCAAGATCTTCATATCAAACAATCCGGCCTCCATCAGAAACCATGAACTTGGTCAGCGGCACAAGGATAATGTCGCTAAGAAGCTCGATGATATGAGAAAAGATAAggctgcaaaagagaaacaacagcaAGAAGCGGCTCGTGCCATCCAGCAAATTGAAGCT AAAGCTAAACGAAGCTACCAGAAGGACGTAGCAACTTTCCAGGAAACGAGAGATACCAATGTACAAGCATTAGAGGTTGGAGTAGATGGCGAAGAGA GATGGAAATTTGATAGCACTTCTGGCTATTACTACAATCAGGGCACTGGGCTTTACTATGATCCAAAATCAGGCTTCTACTATTCTGAAGCCATAG GAAAGTGGGTGACACAGGAAGAGGCTTATGCTTCAATCCCAGCTTCAGCTGACAGTAAAATTAAGGCACCCATTGTTGGAAAGCCAGCCTCAGTATCAAAGGAAAGTAAAGCTACAGAGAAAGATGATAACTCTAAGTTGCAGAAGGGTCCTCCGCCTGGGCCTGTTGTTTCTAGCTCATTGAATCCCATGAGATCATCCAAAGGCGCTGCCCCTTCTTCTCTAGCTGTCAAAAGGAAGAGACAAGATGGGAAGCCGAAGGCCATATCTAAAGAAGAGGCGGCGGCCCTGAAGGCAAGGGAGGCTGCAAAAAAGAGggttgaagagagagagaagccaTATCTCGGTCTTTACGGATCTCGCTGA
- the LOC116195615 gene encoding protein RETICULATA-RELATED 1, chloroplastic-like, with product MAHAVFQTAQIMPINTQTKIPISLSPLPPPSLRPQLPPPGKLHRRGYAAAVRCSASPSAPVPLVDDGGGGGGGEDCVRMLERCFQAPCSSSGSGEVGPVMKGQYGAFGAVTLEKSKLDMSQKQTKSSPELATGGGGGDIGKKISHGGGDGGDDDGDDDDYFDDFDDGDEGDEGGLFRRRMFLEELFDRKFVDAVLNEWQRTMMDLPAGFRQACELGLVSSAQMVKFLAINARPTTARFISRSLPEAMSRAFIGRMIADPAFMYRLLLEQAATIGFSVSWELKNRKERIKKEWDLALINVLTASACNAIVVWSLAPCRSYGDTFRFDLQNTLQKLPNNIFEKSYPLREFDLQKRIQSLCYKAAELCMVGLTAGAVQGSLSNFLAGKKNDRLSVTLPSTSTNALGYGAFLGIYANLSYQLLCGSDRLMTNHFDVIGVALFFGTALRVMNVNMGEKLRRAWLGIEADPLVHSDDILKAYNRPESEIGTKSSASKWFISKNPIVSGLGLLGIKQGNPDTEAPTPKAKRKRIVRKKATASSV from the exons ATGGCACACGCCGTCTTCCAAACGGCCCAAATCATGCCCATAAACACCCAGACTAAAATCCCCATTTCCCTCTCGCCCCTGCCGCCCCCGTCCCTCAGACCGCAGCTGCCGCCCCCCGGGAAGCTGCACCGGAGGGGCTATGCGGCGGCTGTGAGGTGCTCGGCCTCCCCGTCCGCCCCTGTCCCTCTCGTGGATGACGGCGGGGGCGGCGGAGGGGGAGAGGATTGCGTGAGGATGCTGGAGAGGTGCTTCCAGGCTCCCTGCAGTTCCTCCGGCTCGGGGGAGGTGGGACCGGTCATGAAGGGGCAGTACGGTGCATTTGGCGCGGTCACTCTGGAGAAGTCCAAGCTCGATATGTCGCAGAAGCAAACCAAGTCCAGTCCCGAG CTTGCGACTGGGGGAGGTGGTGGTGATATCGGAAAGAAGATCAGTCATGGTGGAGGTGATGGAGGAGATGATGATGGCGACGATGATGATTATTTCGACGACTTCGATGATGGCGATGAAGGAGATGAGGGTGGACTATTTAGGAGGAGGATGTTCCTCGAAGAG CTTTTCGACCGGAAGTTTGTAGATGCCGTGCTGAATGAATGGCAAAGGACTATGATGGATTTGCCTGCTGGGTTTCGACAAGCCTGTGAACTG GGCTTGGTTAGCTCTGCTCAAATGGTAAAATTTTTAGCAATCAATGCAAGACCAACGACTGCAAGGTTTATTTCCCGATCACTTCCTGAAGCAATGTCTAGGGCGTTCATTGGCAG GATGATAGCAGATCCTGCCTTCATGTATCGGCTTCTTCTAGAGCAAGCTGCGACTATTGGTTTTTCTGTATCGTGGGAGTTGAAAAATCGCAAGGAAAG GATAAAGAAAGAGTGGGATCTTGCACTTATCAATGTGCTCACTGCATCTGCTTGCAATGCCATAGTTGTTTGGTCGCTTGCTCCTTGTCGTTCATACGGCGATACCTTCCGGTTCGATTTGCAAAATACTTTGCAGAAACTACCGAACAATATATTCGAAAAGAGCTACCCACTCAGAGAGTTTGATCTGCAAAAGAGGATCCAGTCATTATGTTACAAGGCTGCAGAGCTTTGCATGGTTGGATTAACTGCTGGAGCTGTGCAGGGTTCTCTGTCTAATTTCCTGGCCGGTAAAAAGAACGACAG GTTATCTGTGACACTACCAAGTACAAGTACAAATGCACTTGGATATGGTGCTTTTCTTGGAATATATGCAAACTTGAGCTATCAGCTGTTATGTGGATCCGATCGTCTCATGACAAACCACTTTGATGTCATTGGAGTGGCACTCTTTTTTGGCACAGCTCTGAG GGTCATGAATGTTAATATGGGAGAAAAGCTAAGGCGGGCTTGGCTTGGAATTGAGGCTGACCCACTCGTCCATTCTGACGACATCCTAAAGGCCTACAACAGACCAGAATCTGAGATTGGTACTAAGTCCTCAGCTTCCAAATGGTTTATATCAAAGAATCCCATTGTTTCAGGGCTTGGGCTGCTTGGGATCAAACAGGGAAATCCCGACACAGAAGCACCGACCCCAAAGGCAAAGAGGAAGAGGATAGTTCGGAAGAAAGCAACAGCAAGCTCAGTTTGA